The genomic stretch GCCAAGCGCGTGGCAGTCACGCCGCGCGAGGTGACCCACATGACCACGCTCGACTCTCCCATCCCGATGCTCGCCCGCTATGGCAGCGACGGGACGGTTCGCCGCACGAAGTGCGGCAATGGGGTCGGCGTGGGTACTCACCCGCGCACTCGGTTCGACCTCGTCGTCGCATAGACGGATGCGGCGGCCGTCGACCCGCTTCTCTCACTCTCACGAAGCAGGGTCGACGCTGTCGGTCGAACCCGAGTACGGGTTCTGCCTTCTCCGCCGCTTCCATCCGACGACAGCCAGCCGACCGGTTCGGTCCGTGTGACCCACACCAGCGGTCCACGTGACCGACCCCGTCGGCAGCGTCGAACCGTCACCGACCGCCGAGTCCCGACGACTCGGCCCGTCGGTCCGGCTGCCGCTCCCACAGTGAGAGACATCGCTGTCGACCCCTGCGGGTTCCACCCGAGGCTGTGCCGTCCGGCACACCGCGTTCGACTCGCGGCAGGGGACTCATGTCAACCTACCAACACGACATGACGGTCCGCGCCGAACTCACCGTCCTCGTCTCGCGCAACGCGCGCGGCGACCTCTACGACGGGGTTCGCGACCGTCTCCGGAAAATCGCCGACGTTCACCGCGTCGACGACGTCGAAATCCGCGGTCTCCAACCCGGCCTGAACGACCTCACCGTCGACGTCCGTGCGCGACTCGTCGTCCGCGCGGACGGTCACGACGTCACCGCCGACAGCGACGCTGTCGACGCAGACGACGTCGCCAGCCGACTGGCCGCCGGATTCGGCATCAAGCATGCGGCCGTCACGGCCGACTCACAGACCGGCATCAGTTGACAGCCGTCCGACCACGTTGACTGCTGTCGGTGACGCCCTCGCGGTCTCCTGAATAACTCCGCGTCGGCCCTCCCACGCCCGTGACGGTCGGCCCGCCGTACCGCCCGCCGACCACGACCATTCACACACATCCGATGACACGCACTCGCGTCACCCGACACACCGTATCGTCCGACTACCAGACCCGCCGACCCGCACCCGCCGTCCACGTCTCGCTGGCGTTCGCGCTCGCCGCGCCCGCCGCAGTCTACGCGGTCACGCATCCGCTGTTTGCGGCACTGTTCGCCGTCACAGTCGCCGTCGCTGTCGCCGTCGGTCGCCGCCGCGACTGACGACGGTGCCGGTGTCGACGCCGTTGACGTCGTTGACGCTGTTGACGCCGCTGAGACGACCCCACCAAGAATCGCCCGCCATCCGCTGACGCTGCTACCCTCCCACCGCGACTCACACCATCGACCGAAGTCGGTCGACACGGCGGCGAGTCGACGGATGCGACCGCACCGGAAGCGGAATCGGCTCCTCGTTCTTCTCGTCGGTCCGTCGCTTCAGCGGCTGGTTCTCGTACATCGACTCGACGGCGGCCGGATCGGTCCAGTCGATGTCCGCGTTGGTGTCGGCGCGCTGCTCGCGGTGCTCGAACGGATACGGCAGGAACGACACCGCCTGCACGCTCCCTTCCTGTGTACGGAGGTCCCCCCGGGGGACCGCACGGACCCGCTCGTCGAGCGTCGAGAGCGCAGCGGCCAGCGCCGCCGGGTTTCCGGTGAGCCGTGCGGCGGCCCGGTCGGCGGCGTACTCCCGTTGGGTGGCGAAGAGCCGGAAGACGGCCTCGCTGACGACGCCGAAGACCAGGCCGACGGCGATACCGAGCAGGCCACTCGCGAAGTCGCTCTCGCCGGAACCGACGAGACCGCCTCGGTCGGCCCGTTCGACCTCCCGGCTCAGCCGTCGCGACTGCCAGACGAGATACTGGTGGGCGAGGATGGCCGGGGCAGCGGCGAACACCGTCGCGAAGCGGTCGCGGTTCTTGACGTGGGCGAGTTCGTGGGCGAGGACCGCCGCGAGTTCCTCACGGTCGAGCGCGTCGACGAGCGCCGTCGTCACGACGACGACCGGGTCGCCGGGACGGCCCGCGACGACGCTGTTCGGCACCGTCGAATCGGCGACGGCGAGGCCGGGCTTCGGCACGTCGCCCTGCCGACAGAGGCGGTCGAGGAGCGCGTGCAGTTCCGGTTCCTCCTCGGGACTGACCGTGCGCGGGGAGAGCGCGCCCAGCGTCCGTCGGTACGCGAACCAGCCCTGGAGGACGACGAGGACCGGCGTCACGACCGCGGCAGCCAGCACCGCGTCGCGGAGCGTGACGTTCGGCACGAGCTGGGCGACCGCCCACGCCGGGGCGAAGACGAGGAGGGCGTCGAAGCCGAGGACGGCGGCGACCGCGACGCCGAGTCGGACGCGAAGCGCGTGGTCGGGACGGAGCGACATCGGCGCGACGTTGTCGTTCGTCGGTGAAAAATCGCCGGGAGACTCAAGCCACTCGCCGACCTTCCACGTCGTGTGAGTGACACGTCACCGCGTGTGGGCGACGCGCCGTCCGGAGAGTCGTGGCTCTCCGTCGCCGACGAGGCGGAGGCTCAGGAGACGCTCGACCGCCTCCACGGCATCAGCCACCTGCTCGACAACGCGTTTCGGATTCCGGGGACGCAGTATCGGATCGGACTCGACCCGATTCTCGGCCTTCTCCCGGTCGTCGGCGACGTTCCGGGCGCGGTGCTCGCGGCGTACATCGTCGTCGAAGCCGCGTATCTCGGTGTCCCGCGCGAGACGCTCGCGCGGATGCTGTTCAACCTCGTCGTTGACGCCACCATCGGCTCGTTGCCCGTCGTCGGCGACGCCTTCGACGCGGTCTGGAAGGCCAACGCGCGCAACGTCGGCCTGCTCGAAGCACGTCGACTCGACCCCGGCGACGCGGCGACCGACCGTCGGTTTCTGCTGCTGGCGGTCGTCGCAATCGTAGGGTTCATCCTCGCGCTCGGCGCGCTGTCGGCACTCGTCGTGGTGTGGGCCGTCGGCAGACTCGGACTCGTCTGATTCTCGGCTCCGTCGACTACTTCGGCCGCGTCAGTCGTCGCTCGGATAGCCGTGGCCGCCGTCACGAGCGGGCGTGTCCGGCACGTAGACGTTCTTCGCCGTGTAGCCGCGGGCGAGACGGGCTTCGAGGCGGACGACGCGGCCGAAGACGGCGTTCCACTTCATCAGCGCGAAGCCGACGAGGATGAGCGCGAAGCCGCCGACGGTCGCCGTGGTGATGGTCTCGCCGAGCAGTGCCCAGCCCGAGAGCGCGGCGAAGACCGGGACGGCGTAGTTGACGAGGCTGATCTCGGTCGGGCCGAGGCGGTCCAGCAGGTGGAAGTAGACGAGGAAGCCGCCTGCACCGGCGACGACCGCGAGGTAGCCCAGCGAGAGCAGGACGTCGGTCGACCACGCGACGGTCGACAGCGCGGGTTCGCCGAGCACGACGTGGAGGACGTGGAGGAAGCCCGCGCCGAGCAGCATCGTCCAGGCCTGCGTCGTCGCCAGCGGCAGGTGGCCGGGCAGTCGCTTCGTGAGAACCGCACCGAACGCGAAGCTCACGGCCGCGAGGAACATCAGCCCGACGCCGATGAACTGCCCGCCGAGGACCGACGGGTCGGGGTTGGCGACGGCGACGACGCCCGCGAGCCCGAAGAGCACGCCGAGCATCCCCGGCAGGCCGAGTCCCTCGTCCGGCAGGAGGAGCCACGCGAACAGCGGCGTCAACATCGGTGTCGTGCTCAGGATAATCGCGCCGGTGGCACTCGTCACGTACTGCTGGCCCGTGAAGAGAAGGCCGAAATGGAGGCCGATGACCAGCAAGCCGCCGACGGCGACAAGCGTCCACTCCTCGCGCGTCCCCGGCCGCCAGCGGTCGGTCCGCCAGAGCGCGACGGCGAGCAGGAGGACGCCAGCGACGTCGTAGCGGAGGGCCGCAAAGAGAACCGGCGGGAGTTCCGCGAGACCGGCCTTGATCGCCATGAACGAGGTACCCCAGACGAAGGCGAGGGCGACGAACAACAGTGCATCACGATTCGCAGAGAG from Halogranum gelatinilyticum encodes the following:
- a CDS encoding M48 family metalloprotease, with the protein product MSLRPDHALRVRLGVAVAAVLGFDALLVFAPAWAVAQLVPNVTLRDAVLAAAVVTPVLVVLQGWFAYRRTLGALSPRTVSPEEEPELHALLDRLCRQGDVPKPGLAVADSTVPNSVVAGRPGDPVVVVTTALVDALDREELAAVLAHELAHVKNRDRFATVFAAAPAILAHQYLVWQSRRLSREVERADRGGLVGSGESDFASGLLGIAVGLVFGVVSEAVFRLFATQREYAADRAAARLTGNPAALAAALSTLDERVRAVPRGDLRTQEGSVQAVSFLPYPFEHREQRADTNADIDWTDPAAVESMYENQPLKRRTDEKNEEPIPLPVRSHPSTRRRVDRLRSMV
- a CDS encoding DUF4112 domain-containing protein, with the protein product MGDAPSGESWLSVADEAEAQETLDRLHGISHLLDNAFRIPGTQYRIGLDPILGLLPVVGDVPGAVLAAYIVVEAAYLGVPRETLARMLFNLVVDATIGSLPVVGDAFDAVWKANARNVGLLEARRLDPGDAATDRRFLLLAVVAIVGFILALGALSALVVVWAVGRLGLV
- a CDS encoding DMT family transporter; this translates as MKFVSNLSANRDALLFVALAFVWGTSFMAIKAGLAELPPVLFAALRYDVAGVLLLAVALWRTDRWRPGTREEWTLVAVGGLLVIGLHFGLLFTGQQYVTSATGAIILSTTPMLTPLFAWLLLPDEGLGLPGMLGVLFGLAGVVAVANPDPSVLGGQFIGVGLMFLAAVSFAFGAVLTKRLPGHLPLATTQAWTMLLGAGFLHVLHVVLGEPALSTVAWSTDVLLSLGYLAVVAGAGGFLVYFHLLDRLGPTEISLVNYAVPVFAALSGWALLGETITTATVGGFALILVGFALMKWNAVFGRVVRLEARLARGYTAKNVYVPDTPARDGGHGYPSDD